From the genome of Phytohabitans rumicis, one region includes:
- the asnB gene encoding asparagine synthase (glutamine-hydrolyzing), which produces MAGRLLMCGIAGWVDFDRDLTGARECVQAMTDTMACRGPDAEGVWLDTHVAFGHRRLAVIDIEGGRQPMPAEADGRTLAMLTYSGEVYNYRELRSQLRARGHRFRTRSDTEVVLRAYLEWGEDFVDHLNGMYAFAMWDARREELLLVRDRMGVKPLFYYPLPAGVLFGSEPKAILANPLAEAVVGLEGLRELMAQAKTPEVTAFQGMYEVRPGHLVRVSRGGLRRRRYWALDAREHIDDLATTVNTVRDLLTDIVSRQLVADVPLCAQLSGGLDSSALTALAARSLRAGGGGPLRSFTVDYFGYAEAFRPSPLMSSHDKPYAHELAAYLGTEHTDILLKTIELADPAVRAATVRAADVPSGAGDFNGSLYLLFRAIREHSTVALSGESADEVFGGYPWLFSPPALAADTFAWIAFLRPGDPLCALLDPGLTARLDLDGYRRQRFRDAVAETPPLPGETPDEARLRVANYINLTRFVPALLDRKDRMSMAVGLEVRVPFCDHRLVEYVYNAPWAMKTFDGMEKSLLRAAVRDLLPASIVQRRKVIYPTTLDPAYELAGRVQLGELLADLDAPVLPLLDVEAARGRAAEPVPDASGWVRRASVEMVLQLNEWLSRYRVRLVD; this is translated from the coding sequence GTGGCGGGACGGCTCCTGATGTGCGGCATCGCCGGCTGGGTGGACTTCGACCGGGACCTCACCGGTGCACGGGAGTGCGTCCAGGCCATGACCGACACGATGGCCTGCCGCGGCCCGGACGCCGAGGGCGTGTGGCTCGACACCCACGTCGCGTTCGGCCACCGCCGGCTCGCCGTCATCGACATCGAGGGCGGCCGTCAGCCCATGCCGGCGGAGGCCGACGGGCGGACGCTCGCGATGCTGACCTACAGCGGCGAGGTCTACAACTACCGGGAGCTGCGGTCGCAGCTGCGCGCCCGGGGCCATCGTTTCCGGACGCGCAGCGACACCGAGGTGGTGCTGCGCGCCTACCTGGAGTGGGGCGAAGACTTCGTCGACCACCTCAACGGCATGTACGCGTTCGCGATGTGGGACGCCCGCCGGGAGGAACTGCTGCTGGTCCGTGACCGGATGGGGGTCAAGCCGCTGTTCTACTACCCGCTGCCGGCCGGCGTGCTCTTCGGTTCGGAGCCCAAGGCGATCCTGGCCAACCCGCTGGCCGAGGCGGTCGTCGGCCTCGAAGGGCTGCGCGAGCTGATGGCTCAGGCCAAGACGCCGGAGGTCACCGCGTTCCAAGGCATGTACGAGGTACGACCGGGCCACCTCGTCCGGGTGAGCCGGGGCGGCCTGCGCCGCCGCCGGTACTGGGCGCTGGACGCTCGGGAGCACATCGACGACCTGGCCACCACCGTCAACACCGTGCGGGACCTGCTCACCGACATCGTCTCCCGACAGCTCGTAGCCGACGTGCCGCTGTGCGCACAGCTTTCCGGCGGACTGGACTCCAGCGCGCTCACGGCGCTGGCCGCGCGGTCGCTGCGAGCCGGCGGTGGCGGGCCGCTGCGATCGTTCACAGTGGACTACTTCGGCTACGCCGAGGCGTTCCGGCCAAGCCCGCTCATGTCGAGCCACGACAAGCCGTACGCCCACGAGCTGGCCGCGTACCTCGGCACCGAGCACACCGACATCCTGCTGAAGACCATCGAGCTGGCGGATCCGGCGGTACGCGCCGCCACCGTCCGGGCGGCGGACGTGCCCAGCGGCGCCGGTGACTTCAACGGCTCGCTGTACCTGCTGTTCCGGGCCATCCGGGAACACTCCACTGTGGCCCTGTCGGGTGAGTCGGCGGACGAGGTGTTCGGCGGCTACCCATGGCTGTTCAGCCCACCGGCCCTGGCCGCCGACACGTTCGCCTGGATCGCGTTCCTCCGGCCCGGGGACCCGCTCTGCGCGCTGCTGGATCCAGGGCTCACCGCTCGGCTGGACCTGGACGGCTACCGGCGGCAGCGGTTCCGGGACGCGGTGGCCGAGACACCCCCGCTACCCGGTGAGACGCCGGACGAGGCGCGGCTGCGGGTGGCCAACTACATCAACCTGACCCGCTTCGTGCCGGCCCTGCTGGACCGCAAGGACCGGATGAGCATGGCGGTCGGGCTGGAGGTCCGCGTGCCGTTCTGCGACCACCGGCTGGTCGAGTACGTCTACAACGCGCCGTGGGCGATGAAGACGTTCGACGGCATGGAGAAGAGCCTGCTGCGCGCCGCGGTGCGGGACCTGCTGCCGGCCTCGATCGTCCAGCGCCGCAAGGTCATTTACCCGACCACCCTGGATCCGGCGTACGAGCTGGCGGGGCGCGTCCAGCTGGGCGAGCTGCTCGCCGATCTGGACGCGCCGGTGCTGCCGCTGCTCGACGTTGAGGCCGCGCGCGGTCGAGCGGCCGAACCGGTGCCGGACGCCTCCGGCTGGGTGCGCCGGGCCAGCGTGGAGATGGTGCTCCAGCTCAACGAGTGGCTGAGCCGGTATCGCGTCCGCCTGGTCGACTGA
- a CDS encoding acyltransferase family protein, with protein MTDLAQRHRAATTIVDGNRSAAVYGIRGMAALALLTVHVAMFSGLLGTRALGDTRPPSNALGAFLVSGLPSFIGVFFVLPALYLYLPLAKSVIAGTRRPAQGRGLVRRLLRLLPAYYLMLAVVLLAFHRGVVDGVWYVLRPVLLLQVYAPSPFVPKLLTGLEVTWTVPTMVQWYLALPLIAWASHRYAIRGATPAIRARRLMLPVPLLIGMGLAWLFFVKANGWDNRIVFWWPQGFAPSIGVGMALAVMIALAQVSPVDTPRFLRAAAGKANLFYLGALVVYLVNCARPFSVIGMDAIYSVSGLLVTYLMVTAFGLLTVPPLVAPGARGSRLLDAVLTNRPVVHLGRVSYGIYLWHFAIMHFVLQPGSVRTGAARPIRELYGTSGFWKLEALTVAGAVLAATVSYYLLERPVAAWGDRLLSRRRPDRPPAVGTGPPDRLAVIGSAPDPAADPATDPTAAAVARAVADRDAIRANLLDLERAMGRELLATASLTGDTRQRWDAATVDLTALWDVFTAYSDVVDRAAAALRDSRPQAATSLLDGPSVRLTGAPAPLDRRHITDDGQVRLTPAAAVARMNELFARTAELVVTVEAMWRDGS; from the coding sequence ATGACCGACCTCGCGCAACGCCACCGGGCGGCCACGACCATTGTGGACGGTAACCGGTCCGCCGCCGTGTACGGCATCCGAGGGATGGCCGCGCTGGCACTGTTGACCGTCCACGTCGCCATGTTCTCCGGCCTGCTGGGCACCCGGGCGCTGGGCGATACGCGCCCGCCCAGCAACGCCCTGGGCGCGTTTCTGGTCAGCGGGCTGCCGTCGTTCATCGGCGTCTTCTTCGTCCTGCCGGCGCTGTACCTGTACCTGCCGCTGGCCAAGTCCGTCATCGCCGGCACCCGAAGGCCGGCGCAGGGCCGCGGCCTGGTCCGCCGGCTGCTGCGCCTGCTGCCCGCGTACTACCTGATGCTGGCCGTCGTGCTGCTCGCGTTCCACCGCGGCGTCGTCGACGGCGTCTGGTACGTGTTGCGGCCGGTCCTGCTGCTCCAGGTGTACGCGCCGAGCCCGTTCGTACCAAAGCTGCTGACCGGCCTGGAGGTCACCTGGACCGTACCCACGATGGTGCAGTGGTACCTCGCCCTGCCGCTGATCGCCTGGGCGTCGCACCGGTACGCCATCCGGGGCGCCACCCCGGCCATCCGGGCCCGGCGGCTCATGCTGCCCGTTCCACTGCTCATCGGGATGGGCCTGGCATGGCTGTTCTTCGTCAAGGCGAACGGCTGGGACAACCGGATCGTGTTCTGGTGGCCGCAGGGCTTCGCCCCGTCCATCGGGGTCGGCATGGCGCTGGCCGTCATGATCGCCCTGGCCCAGGTGTCCCCAGTGGACACACCGCGGTTCCTGCGCGCGGCGGCCGGGAAGGCCAACCTGTTCTACCTCGGCGCGCTGGTTGTCTACCTGGTCAACTGCGCCCGCCCGTTCAGCGTCATCGGCATGGACGCCATCTACTCGGTCAGCGGCCTGCTGGTGACGTACCTGATGGTCACCGCCTTCGGCCTGCTGACCGTGCCGCCGCTGGTCGCACCGGGCGCGCGCGGCTCTCGGCTGCTGGACGCGGTGCTGACCAACCGGCCGGTGGTGCATCTGGGCCGCGTCTCGTACGGCATCTACCTGTGGCACTTCGCGATCATGCACTTCGTCTTGCAGCCGGGCAGCGTCCGTACCGGCGCGGCCCGGCCGATCCGGGAGCTGTACGGCACCAGCGGGTTCTGGAAACTCGAAGCGCTCACGGTGGCCGGTGCGGTGCTGGCCGCCACCGTCAGCTATTACCTGCTGGAGCGCCCGGTGGCGGCGTGGGGCGACCGGTTGCTGAGCCGGCGGCGCCCGGACCGGCCGCCGGCCGTGGGCACCGGGCCACCGGACCGGCTCGCCGTGATCGGGTCCGCGCCCGATCCGGCGGCCGATCCGGCCACGGACCCGACCGCCGCCGCGGTGGCCCGGGCCGTCGCGGACCGCGACGCCATCCGCGCGAACCTGCTCGACCTGGAACGCGCCATGGGCCGGGAACTGCTCGCCACGGCGAGCCTCACCGGGGATACGCGACAGCGCTGGGACGCGGCAACCGTGGACCTCACCGCGCTGTGGGACGTCTTCACCGCGTACTCGGATGTGGTGGACCGGGCCGCCGCGGCTCTGCGGGATTCCCGGCCGCAGGCGGCGACGAGCCTGCTGGACGGGCCATCGGTGCGGCTCACCGGGGCACCGGCGCCGCTGGACCGCCGGCACATCACCGACGACGGGCAGGTCCGGCTGACCCCGGCCGCGGCGGTCGCGCGGATGAACGAGCTGTTCGCCCGTACCGCCGAACTGGTCGTCACGGTGGAGGCCATGTGGCGGGACGGCTCCTGA